The Pseudomonas viciae genomic interval GCCCGCTATTTCACCACTTTCAGACTAGGCCGCCCGCTAGGACGTGGCGGCTCGTCATCCGGTGGCGGCAGATCATCATCCGGCTCGAGCTCCTCTTCGCCATCCAGCGGCGCCTCCAGCTCAAACACCATGCCCTGACCGTTCTCCCGGGCATAAATCCCCAGGATCGAAGCGATAGGCACGTACAAGGTGTGTGGCACACCACCGAAGCGCCCTTCGAAGCTGACAGCGTCGTTATCCATGTGCAGGTGACGCA includes:
- a CDS encoding ClpXP protease specificity-enhancing factor, producing the protein MNSSRPYLVRALYEWIVDNDCTPHMLVNAEYPSVQVPQGFANDGQIVLNVSPAAVRHLHMDNDAVSFEGRFGGVPHTLYVPIASILGIYARENGQGMVFELEAPLDGEEELEPDDDLPPPDDEPPRPSGRPSLKVVK